One genomic window of Vibrio mangrovi includes the following:
- a CDS encoding TSUP family transporter produces the protein MNELLWNLSDHLYLWLFVVAMVAGVIDSIAGGGGLLTVPALLLGGMSPVMALGTNRFQAVIGETTAFLTFWRYRQIQMTGLMLGVTFTAGGAVLGSYTVRWIDKSLLEMLIPVLMVAISIYSVFSGRLKQSVVSEPRISRYSFMLLCGVVIGFYNGFFGPGTGSIWIIAFITLLGLTIKQASVMTKPLNLTGNAVSLCLFISFGYVDYMAGIVMGFGQVFGAIIGSKIVISNGDRIVRPVFISVTLLMTCKLVYEQVSADSLSGLWTAFIHFSGLS, from the coding sequence ATGAATGAATTGCTTTGGAATCTGTCTGATCATCTGTATCTGTGGTTATTTGTTGTCGCAATGGTTGCAGGAGTTATTGACTCGATTGCCGGTGGTGGCGGTCTGCTGACTGTACCGGCATTGCTTCTGGGCGGAATGTCGCCGGTGATGGCTTTAGGTACCAACCGTTTTCAGGCTGTGATCGGCGAGACAACGGCATTTCTGACTTTCTGGCGCTACCGACAGATCCAGATGACAGGATTAATGCTGGGCGTGACTTTCACTGCTGGTGGCGCTGTACTGGGATCTTATACGGTGCGTTGGATTGATAAATCATTACTGGAGATGTTGATTCCGGTACTGATGGTTGCGATCTCAATCTATTCGGTTTTTTCCGGGCGACTGAAGCAATCTGTCGTCTCTGAACCCAGAATCAGCCGATACAGTTTTATGTTGCTCTGCGGTGTTGTGATCGGTTTCTATAATGGTTTTTTCGGCCCGGGTACTGGTTCGATCTGGATCATTGCTTTTATTACATTGCTTGGGCTGACGATAAAGCAGGCATCTGTGATGACAAAACCTCTTAATCTGACCGGAAATGCTGTCTCTCTCTGCCTGTTCATCAGTTTTGGGTATGTTGATTATATGGCCGGGATCGTGATGGGGTTCGGGCAGGTTTTCGGAGCGATTATCGGTAGTAAAATCGTGATCAGTAATGGCGATAGAATTGTCCGGCCGGTGTTTATCTCTGTCACTTTACTGATGACCTGCAAACTGGTTTATGAGCAGGTTTCAGCCGATTCTTTATCGGGTCTGTGGACTGCATTCATACACTTTTCAGGTCTGAGCTGA
- a CDS encoding DMT family transporter, giving the protein MLTITRPLRKKTLEFPFTEILLLLVALCWGTSYGLTQSALLYSAVLPFIAVRFSMTTLCLLPVVIRDFRRGMNRDWKVSIPTGLVLSAIFFCEVFGVFYTSAAKAAFLISLTVVLTAIAEAGINKQRVSRVLVMLTVCSVLGVLLLTGYQGVSFSFNSGDYLILSAAILRALMTTLTRQLTKGKIITTATLTALQSGIVALMAIVTSLLSMPVSALKLPTEPEFWLTVVYLVLCCTLFAFYVQNDALRKISPTRVALLMGSEPLFGALFAIFWLQESLSWSQWLGGIMILFSVIMTSVKGNQTSAQT; this is encoded by the coding sequence ATGCTAACCATTACCCGGCCATTGCGAAAAAAAACGCTGGAATTCCCGTTTACAGAAATATTGCTACTGCTGGTCGCACTCTGCTGGGGAACAAGTTACGGACTGACCCAGAGTGCTCTGCTTTATAGCGCAGTGTTGCCATTCATCGCGGTTCGTTTTTCTATGACGACACTGTGTTTGCTTCCTGTGGTCATCAGAGACTTTCGCCGGGGAATGAATCGGGACTGGAAAGTATCCATCCCGACCGGACTGGTTCTGTCCGCGATCTTTTTCTGCGAAGTTTTTGGTGTCTTCTATACCTCAGCTGCTAAAGCTGCCTTCCTGATCAGTCTGACAGTCGTACTCACTGCCATTGCTGAAGCCGGGATCAACAAACAGCGAGTCAGCCGTGTTTTAGTAATGCTGACCGTGTGTAGTGTTTTAGGTGTCCTGCTGCTGACCGGTTATCAGGGAGTCAGTTTTTCATTCAACTCAGGAGATTACCTGATTCTCAGTGCAGCCATACTGCGGGCATTGATGACCACGCTCACCAGACAACTGACCAAAGGAAAAATTATCACCACCGCAACGCTGACAGCATTACAGTCCGGAATCGTTGCACTGATGGCAATAGTCACATCCTTACTATCTATGCCGGTTTCAGCGCTGAAATTACCGACAGAGCCTGAATTCTGGCTGACAGTGGTCTATCTGGTTTTATGCTGTACTTTATTCGCGTTCTACGTTCAAAATGACGCGCTACGCAAAATATCCCCGACACGAGTGGCACTGCTCATGGGAAGTGAACCTTTATTTGGCGCCCTCTTTGCCATTTTCTGGCTACAGGAATCTCTGTCATGGTCACAATGGCTCGGTGGCATAATGATACTGTTCAGCGTCATCATGACATCTGTAAAGGGAAATCAGACATCAGCTCAGACCTGA
- a CDS encoding LysR family transcriptional regulator, with the protein MDTNKLIPLLSEMAIFVNVVESGSFSKAAHKLGIAPSSVSRSVSRLENALQEKLLERTTRQMRLSLTGQEVFSFCREMLTSAQMAVHAAQADRDDVSGSLRIAAPKALAKTLLTPIVLDFIRDYPRVSLQLKVADHYIDPISDEVDVLIQITDSPVEGLVARTLGNCRLIVCASPDYLEKYGMPGHPEDLRDHSCLYLGENPRDRFWEFSRAQDKSVVSVSGPFAVNHSEIRREAVLQGLGISIFPEFMITPYLRSRQVVEVLPDWKIRGNYQGKIIAQYAQSRFIPNQIKVFVEYIRTRFISDSGVQTE; encoded by the coding sequence ATGGACACAAATAAGCTCATTCCATTGCTTTCTGAGATGGCGATTTTCGTCAATGTTGTTGAGTCCGGAAGTTTTTCTAAAGCTGCACATAAGCTTGGCATTGCACCTTCTTCTGTGAGCCGTTCAGTCAGCCGGTTAGAGAATGCATTGCAGGAGAAATTACTGGAAAGAACAACCCGGCAGATGCGACTGAGTCTGACCGGGCAGGAAGTTTTCAGCTTTTGTCGTGAGATGCTGACATCAGCCCAGATGGCCGTCCATGCAGCTCAGGCAGATCGTGATGATGTTTCCGGCTCTTTGCGTATTGCAGCCCCGAAAGCTTTGGCGAAAACATTACTGACACCGATTGTGTTGGATTTTATTCGTGATTATCCCCGCGTTTCTCTACAACTCAAAGTTGCCGACCATTATATTGATCCGATTAGTGATGAAGTGGATGTATTAATTCAGATTACCGATAGTCCGGTGGAAGGATTAGTCGCCAGAACACTAGGGAATTGTCGGCTAATCGTATGCGCCAGCCCGGATTATCTCGAAAAGTATGGAATGCCCGGACATCCGGAAGATTTACGTGATCACAGTTGTCTGTATCTGGGGGAAAATCCCCGGGATCGTTTCTGGGAATTCAGTCGTGCTCAAGATAAATCGGTTGTGAGTGTCAGTGGCCCGTTTGCTGTAAATCACAGTGAAATCAGGCGCGAAGCTGTTTTGCAGGGACTCGGCATTTCGATTTTTCCTGAATTCATGATAACTCCTTATCTGCGATCCCGGCAGGTTGTTGAAGTCCTGCCGGACTGGAAGATCAGAGGAAACTATCAGGGAAAAATTATTGCGCAGTATGCTCAGTCCAGATTTATTCCCAACCAGATTAAAGTTTTTGTTGAATATATCAGAACGAGATTCATATCCGATTCAGGTGTTCAGACTGAGTAG
- a CDS encoding cyclophilin-like fold protein, which translates to MKISIDIESTTITATLLDNSAAARDFAELLPLTLTLTDYASIEKISDLPKRLSTQGEPSGTAAKAGDLTYYAPWGNLAIFTENFHRASGLVKLGSMENTGIELMRKSGPLKVTIRSFEG; encoded by the coding sequence ATGAAAATTAGTATTGATATTGAAAGCACAACCATCACAGCAACACTGTTAGATAACAGTGCCGCAGCACGAGACTTTGCAGAACTGCTTCCCCTGACCCTGACCTTAACGGATTACGCATCGATTGAAAAAATCAGCGATCTGCCCAAACGCCTTTCAACTCAGGGAGAACCTTCAGGTACCGCAGCTAAAGCTGGTGATCTGACTTATTACGCGCCGTGGGGAAATCTCGCGATTTTTACTGAAAACTTCCATCGAGCCAGCGGATTGGTAAAACTGGGTTCAATGGAAAATACCGGTATCGAATTGATGCGTAAATCAGGTCCGCTGAAAGTAACTATCAGATCATTTGAAGGTTAA
- a CDS encoding MFS transporter — MKSTRDIVSFLGSSLSLVIIFTASATPIPLYGTYRSVDGLTYGDLSLSAVVYFAGALISLLLFGRLSNFWGRKMVSMLSLLIAAIGCITLIFVHDPMPLLTGRFMQGLSCGLASTAIAAWIVDSSSGVAKWLAPAVISCGPMTGLTFGGIGSGTLVEYGPYPRILPYIAVLALLVICILIITKGRETMTRQPGVLKSILPRLALPPSARQAYPAAACTFVCTWAVGGFFQAFGPAMAHEQLHSSSAVAAALVFASIMAPSVLGASIASRFRPVQAQIFGMLMFTASLGGLLLSLKFGVLVIFLITSALAGLAQGIVLTGSIQSMVSDLAPEERANVLSVVYATSYTGAAIPTLIAGQLSQVFSLLQVACAYGILAAVGCLFVLISVRLRIQSQNRAILVNK; from the coding sequence ATGAAGTCTACAAGAGACATTGTTTCCTTTCTCGGCAGTAGCTTATCACTGGTAATTATATTTACTGCCTCTGCTACCCCAATTCCTCTCTACGGGACTTATCGCTCAGTCGATGGTCTGACTTATGGTGATCTATCGTTAAGCGCTGTGGTTTATTTTGCCGGAGCATTGATATCTCTGCTTCTGTTTGGGCGGTTATCGAATTTCTGGGGCAGAAAAATGGTCTCAATGCTCAGCTTGCTGATCGCCGCCATTGGATGTATTACACTCATATTCGTCCACGATCCAATGCCTCTGCTAACCGGACGATTCATGCAGGGTCTATCCTGCGGTCTGGCTTCTACGGCTATTGCAGCCTGGATTGTTGACAGCTCTTCCGGTGTAGCGAAATGGCTTGCACCGGCAGTCATCAGTTGCGGACCGATGACCGGGCTGACTTTTGGTGGTATTGGCTCTGGAACGCTGGTCGAATATGGCCCTTATCCCCGGATATTACCTTATATCGCGGTTCTGGCGCTACTGGTGATCTGTATTCTGATCATTACCAAAGGACGGGAAACGATGACTCGCCAGCCCGGAGTGCTCAAATCGATCCTTCCTCGCTTGGCGTTACCGCCATCGGCACGTCAAGCCTACCCCGCCGCAGCCTGTACATTTGTCTGTACCTGGGCTGTCGGTGGTTTTTTTCAGGCCTTTGGTCCGGCAATGGCTCATGAACAGCTTCATTCATCCAGTGCGGTTGCAGCCGCTCTGGTCTTTGCTTCAATTATGGCACCCAGCGTTCTGGGAGCATCAATTGCCAGCAGGTTTCGTCCGGTTCAGGCCCAGATTTTCGGTATGCTGATGTTCACAGCTTCATTAGGAGGCTTGCTACTTTCGCTCAAATTCGGCGTTCTGGTTATTTTTCTGATAACCAGTGCACTGGCAGGGCTGGCACAGGGAATTGTCCTGACCGGAAGTATCCAGTCAATGGTTTCCGATCTGGCACCGGAAGAAAGGGCAAATGTACTGTCCGTCGTTTACGCAACATCCTATACCGGAGCTGCAATTCCAACCCTGATTGCCGGGCAACTGTCACAGGTATTCAGTCTGTTACAGGTTGCCTGTGCTTATGGCATTCTGGCTGCTGTCGGATGTCTGTTTGTGCTGATATCAGTGCGACTCAGAATACAGTCGCAAAACCGTGCCATACTGGTTAATAAATGA